The following are from one region of the Vibrio parahaemolyticus genome:
- a CDS encoding ABC transporter permease: MSDMTQYNSVSARISKKERVTHPALRLLISAAVILGLWQLIVVVFDMPNFILPSPIEVLDRLITRYDVLLKHTWVTAQEILLGLALGLSMGLLFALQMLMFEPLKRWLLPILIASQAIPVFAIAPVLMLWLGYGIASKVVMAAIIIFFPVTTCCYDGLRNTPTGYLDLAKTMGASKWQLLRHIQLPAALPTLASGIRVAVVIAPIGAVVGEWVGSSEGLGYLMLQANARMIIDEMFAALFILAALSIALYFTTDKLLKKAIPWENK; the protein is encoded by the coding sequence ATGAGTGATATGACTCAGTACAACTCCGTTTCGGCGCGTATTAGTAAAAAGGAACGCGTAACTCATCCGGCGTTGCGTCTGCTGATCAGCGCAGCGGTGATCTTAGGTTTGTGGCAACTCATTGTAGTGGTGTTTGACATGCCAAACTTCATCTTGCCTTCGCCAATTGAAGTATTGGATAGATTAATCACTCGATACGACGTGCTACTCAAACACACTTGGGTCACTGCACAAGAGATCCTACTTGGCCTCGCACTCGGCTTATCGATGGGTTTGCTATTCGCTTTGCAAATGCTGATGTTCGAGCCGCTCAAACGCTGGCTATTGCCGATTCTTATCGCTAGCCAAGCAATTCCAGTATTTGCTATCGCGCCAGTGCTCATGCTTTGGCTGGGTTACGGCATTGCATCGAAAGTAGTAATGGCGGCGATCATCATCTTTTTCCCCGTCACGACATGCTGCTACGACGGTTTACGCAATACACCAACTGGTTACCTCGATCTTGCCAAAACCATGGGCGCATCGAAATGGCAATTACTGCGCCATATTCAACTACCTGCCGCCCTGCCAACGTTAGCGTCTGGTATTCGTGTTGCCGTGGTTATTGCGCCGATTGGTGCCGTGGTAGGTGAATGGGTCGGCTCAAGTGAGGGCTTGGGCTATCTGATGCTGCAAGCCAACGCTCGCATGATCATCGATGAGATGTTCGCGGCACTGTTTATTCTCGCCGCGCTGTCTATCGCACTCTATTTCACCACTGACAAATTACTGAAAAAAGCCATTCCCTGGGAAAACAAATAG
- a CDS encoding ABC transporter substrate-binding protein, translating into MNKNKLMSAATLLASMVSTNVLAAEKELTLMLDWFVNPNHGPIVIAQERGYFKQQGLKVNIQEPADPSTPPKLVAAGKVDMAISYQPSLTIDVAAGLPLIRSATLIATPLNTLMVLDNGKNDNLGDLKGKKIGIAIAGNEEATIGTMLAQENVKFSDVQIINVGWALSSSLASGKVDAIWGGLRNFETNQLALEGYKAKAFFPEEHGVPAYDELVFVANAKTYDKAAIKAFNKALEQATTYIVNHPKESWKEFVAYSPDTLNNELNQRAWNDTLTRFALRPSAVDLKRYDDYAEFMYSQKIIETLPKAKDYVPSFD; encoded by the coding sequence GTGAATAAAAACAAACTCATGAGCGCTGCTACTCTGCTCGCTTCAATGGTTTCAACTAACGTACTTGCTGCCGAAAAAGAGCTTACTTTAATGCTGGATTGGTTCGTTAACCCGAACCATGGCCCTATCGTGATCGCACAAGAGCGCGGCTACTTTAAACAGCAAGGTTTGAAGGTCAATATCCAAGAACCCGCCGACCCAAGCACACCACCCAAACTAGTTGCGGCTGGCAAAGTCGATATGGCGATTTCATACCAGCCGAGCTTAACCATCGACGTAGCGGCTGGCTTGCCATTAATTCGCTCTGCGACCTTGATTGCTACCCCCCTCAACACATTGATGGTGTTGGACAACGGCAAGAACGACAACCTTGGCGACCTTAAAGGCAAGAAGATCGGTATTGCGATCGCAGGTAACGAAGAGGCGACAATCGGCACCATGCTTGCGCAGGAGAACGTGAAGTTTTCTGACGTGCAAATCATCAACGTCGGTTGGGCACTCTCTTCCTCTCTCGCATCCGGTAAAGTAGACGCTATTTGGGGCGGCTTGCGCAACTTCGAAACCAACCAACTTGCGCTAGAAGGCTACAAAGCCAAAGCCTTCTTCCCAGAAGAGCACGGCGTACCAGCGTATGACGAACTGGTGTTTGTGGCGAATGCAAAAACCTACGACAAAGCCGCTATCAAAGCGTTCAACAAAGCGCTGGAGCAAGCGACCACTTACATCGTCAACCATCCGAAAGAGTCCTGGAAAGAGTTTGTAGCTTACTCACCAGACACGCTAAACAACGAGCTCAACCAACGCGCTTGGAATGACACGTTAACTCGTTTCGCGCTTCGCCCATCGGCAGTTGACCTAAAACGCTACGACGATTACGCCGAGTTCATGTACTCACAAAAAATCATCGAAACGCTACCAAAAGCAAAAGATTACGTACCGAGCTTTGACTAA